The following coding sequences lie in one Aspergillus luchuensis IFO 4308 DNA, chromosome 8, nearly complete sequence genomic window:
- a CDS encoding uncharacterized protein (COG:G,M;~EggNog:ENOG410PKEI;~InterPro:IPR036291,IPR008030;~PFAM:PF13460,PF05368), translated as MDPQTLTILPATSQQGLSIISAITNHPTLRTEYTLRALVRNPSSPTAQSLTKQSIEVLPADLNNPGTLTPALTNTHTLILITLTDYSVPDLKHQELTQVQNVISACPSTIKHIIFSSAVPAHPHGREVDVFDSKFAAEEALRTLSSSHGIKVSVFYPGMFMQNFETFMRPLPDPEGKADLVVYNVMDGGKKIPLIDAVRELGKFVVPILTGETERVYAANGVWSFEEVVEIMGRVMGKKVRYVRMEEEVYAGFMPGQKGWQVVDMLRFYEEVGYHGGDEEGKVKETLGVVEGVRGFEEFVGDKLV; from the coding sequence ATGGACCCCCAaaccctcaccatcctccccgCCACCAGCCAACAAGGCCTCTCCATTATCTCCGCTATAaccaaccacccaacccTGCGCACCGAATACACTCTCCGCGCCCTAGTCCGCAAcccatcctctccaacaGCCCAATCCCTTACCAAGCAAAGCATCGAAGTCCTCCCCGCGGACCTCAACAACCCAGGAACCCTCACCCCAGCCCTAACCAACACGCACACCCTAATCCTAATAACCCTAACGGACTACTCAGTCCCAGACCTCAAACACCAAGAACTCACACAAGTACAAAACGTCATTTCCGCATGCCCCAGCACCATCAAAcacatcatcttcagcagtGCCGTACCCGCCCACCCTCACGGACGGGAAGTAGACGTCTTCGACTCGAAGTTCGCAGCCGAGGAGGCACTACGCAcactctcctcatcccacgGCATCAAAGTATCAGTGTTCTATCCGGGCATGTTCATGCAGAATTTCGAGACGTTCATGAGGCCTCTTCCTGATCCGGAGGGAAAGGCGGACTTGGTTGTGTATAATGTTATGGATggcgggaagaagatcccGCTGATTGATGCGGTGAGGGAATTGGGGAAGTTTGTGGTTCCGATTTTGACGGGGGAGACTGAGAGGGTTTATGCGGCTAATGGGGTTTGGTCgtttgaggaggtggtggaaaTTATGGGTAGggtgatggggaagaaggttcgGTATGtcaggatggaggaggaggtgtaTGCCGGATTCATGCCGGGGCAGAAGGGGTGGCAGGTCGTGGATATGTTGAGGTTTTATGAAGAGGTTGGGTATCAtgggggggatgaggaggggaaggtgaaggagacgttgggggtggtggagggggttaGGGGGTTTGAGGAGTTTGTGGGGGACAAGTTGGTTTAG
- the HRR25_2 gene encoding serine/threonine protein kinase (COG:T;~EggNog:ENOG410PFS3;~InterPro:IPR000719,IPR011009,IPR008271;~PFAM:PF07714,PF00069;~go_function: GO:0004672 - protein kinase activity [Evidence IEA];~go_function: GO:0005524 - ATP binding [Evidence IEA];~go_process: GO:0006468 - protein phosphorylation [Evidence IEA]), producing the protein MERTKLADSLTRESFFYEKLQKGKSTGMLKLHFPTDICDEYRVMGMELLGPSLWDLKYFCGGKLSLKTVLLIADQAICRLKSLHDQGIIHRDLKPDNFLMGRGREGNKIYLVDMGLAREKVLAPGNPMTYNGDQANSFLGTNDYAPRAAHQLHCQTYRDDMESFGYVLIDLLKNKLPWSGMTTTVGGQSPEQQMGSKKRRISLDELCEDLPAVFKQYFEHVRSLRYNQRPNYSKLRQRFAAEFKRQGFSHDYVFDWTEKRFKEAVAEPAEEAYVSFSSSSP; encoded by the exons ATGGAACGCACGAAACTCGCTGACTCCCTCACCAGGGAATCATTCTTCTACGAGAAGCTCCAAAAGGGCAAATCCACTGGCATGCTTAAACTCCACTTCCCTACCGACATCTGTGATGAGTACCGCGTCATGGGTATGGAACTTCTAGGCCCCAGTCTCTGGGACCTCAAATACTTCTGCGGGGGGAAATTAAGCCTCAAGACAGTTCTTTTGATAGCCGACCAAGCGATTTGTCGATTAAAGTCTTTACATGACCAGGGTATTATCCACCGGGATTTGAAGCCGGATAACTTCCTCATGGGGAGAGGCCGTGAGGGAAATAAGATTTATCTTGTGGATATGGGCCTTGCGCGTGAGAAAGTGCTGGCACCTGGCAATCCGATGACTTATAACGGAGATCAGGCAAATTCGTTCCTGGGTACGAACGACTATGCACCTAGGGCTGCGCATCAGTTGCATT GTCAGACGTATCGGGATGACATGGAGAGCTTTGGCTACGTGCTCATTGACCTTCtcaaaaataaattaccCTGGAGTGGTATGACAACTACTGTCGGGGGACAAAGTCCCGAACAGCAGATGGGCAGCAAGAAAAGACGAATCAGTCTGGACGAGTTGTGCGAAGATCTCCCAGCAGTGTTCAAACAATACTTTGAACACGTGAGATCGCTGCGCTATAACCAGCGGCCGAACTACTCTAAGCTCCGGCAGAGATTCGCAGCCGAATTCAAGCGGCAGGGATTCAGCCACGACTATGTCTTTGACTGGACAGAAAAGCGCTTTAAGGAGGCAGTTGCAGAACCAGCTGAGGAAGCGTATGTATCTTTTTCGTCAAGTAGCCCTTAG